The Plasmodium berghei ANKA genome assembly, chromosome: 12 genome contains a region encoding:
- a CDS encoding NLI interacting factor-like phosphatase, translating to MDTNKVYLPKNITLPCKLKWAVDDNSMVSSNQIIAFIIEVKNEDINVQNDELINNNSNNSQNTNQHNYDHSTYEQNNANKCINGIGNLNDENVKNMENEICSENTKNDPNYQKIVNNQNNVINFILNSRNTRDIKESNHIFLRCNNSGRINILKNNISPQKDEYVYVDNPNELLCEINDEECKHEIIFSGLCANCFMNQEEMNKNKNKNEKYFLSPGFITNEKKLFINTDKAIDLEKERVQNIINNKKLCLVLDLDNTLLQASFYIHSVHIEKDVINITTDFDDDDFAQICNHSRDGNRPSDNNNNHPENEETNIKTEDAPLNNDKDYYRKFDNILNQGIQKDEINSEMLTFFFNTNKKKNNKLENDVYHDIKVSYEEYLSFLAKINTLNLLKYNGKYIHYEDLNDEAIKAKIKKFESSVLKTTVKYDKGLYTIYYKLRPGVIEFLQKMNQKYEIYLYTMGTIEHAKSCLFLLDPLKKFFGNRIFSRKDCTNGMKHLNRILPTYRSISICVDDSEYIWKEANSCIKVHAYNYFPEIQFLGDIKKKIYFLTKFFSMAQSYLNFSTDIYRFINFKCNEYEEIKKKYLNNIVTNHIYTQNLFIPYLGPIGIQMGMPHGNMNNTIFVNNSNIIKNENTIENGNPSEENKDNISKGINNIIDNTLSINFDEGDDKNSNEMLIDLEKEFETDNENDSNLKSKSHNSNKINLVTDHELVNYSYPLDTAYSDQIKNYNEPILNIQTNASDIEQASNNSNDNSNDIFPSSEKDASCLEGISGSEGMPEIQNNNLIFYLDQDNSFLNKPNDENNIDMVHYSESTKPLNNNTNISNEQNILADNLVQFYNKDENDDLDLNLDDDEDMFFLNDDILNNDFNKKKNNNKINNSNDINKNDNVSKIYTTKHALLYDEQNMPNNINQSNYLQSKLKNISPEDEMIFKFISEKTFKKYENYVTHFLDNYFKERDFNNNYQIKKESQEPEKKIADCMVPEIPSQFKIKKEKTNNSSDVFEGEKKYDGPDINEMNNNHEEQIPKSRKGRKFYGEDLIEFQNANKKKKTNLEYSNENNNANKSCANISNKKLNYSDKHERYINEYYETFFIPKNLKENNFQDNDKQLYYLVTILDEIHYVFYKLFDEFKANKINEKNEDSKIYNYFLRYPIVKTILREFRKKILNNCTFNISHLPDDIQRSDFIDNIFKFGGIINNNNYNHMLTINNPLNTENAEKIKCSNLMLIERALYTWKFPDAKYYDMNTWKQPYRNFWDVLEYEEKN from the exons tttaaatgatgaaaatgtgaaaaacatggaaaatgaaatatgtAGCGAAAATACTAAAAATGACCCAAATTATCAGAAAATTGTAAATAACCAAAATAATgtcataaattttatactAAATAGTAGAAACACTCGTGATATTAAAGAGAGTAATCATATATTCTTACGATGTAATAATAGTGGtagaataaatattttaaaaaataatataagcCCTCAAAAAGAtgaatatgtatatgttgACAACCCTAATGAATTATTATGTGAAATTAATGATGAGGAATGTAAAcatgaaataatattttcaggATTATGTGCAAATTGCTTTATGAATCAAGaagaaatgaataaaaataaaaataaaaatgaaaaatattttttatcaccTGGATTTAtaacaaatgaaaaaaaattatttataaatacagATAAAGCTATTGATCTAGAAAAGGAGAGagtacaaaatattataaataataaaaaattatgtttaGTTTTAGATTTAGACAATACATTATTGCAAGcttctttttatattcattctGTTCATATTGAGAAAgatgtaataaatataacgACTGATTTTGATGATGATGATTTTGCGCAAATATGTAATCACTCAAGAGATGGGAACCGACCtagtgataataataataatcatcctgaaaatgaagaaacaaatattaaaacaGAGGATGCTCCATTAAACAATGATAAAGATTATTATAGAAAATTCGATAATATTCTAAATCAGGGAATACaaaaagatgaaataaattctGAAATgctaacatttttttttaatacaaacaaaaaaaaaaacaataaactAGAAAATGATGTTTATCATGATATAAAAGTGAGCTATGAAGAGTATCTTAGCTTTTTAGCTAAAATTAATAcgttaaatttattaaaatacaatggaaaatatatacattatgaagatttaaatgatgaagccataaaagcaaaaataaaaaaattcgaATCATCAGTGTTAAAAACAACTGTAAAATACGACAAAGGATTATATACCATATATTACAAATTAAGACCAGGTGTAATTgaatttttacaaaaaatgaatcaaaaatatgaaatatatttatatacaatgGGAACAATAGAGCATGCTAAATCatgcttatttttattagatccattgaaaaaattttttggTAATAGAATATTTTCAAGAAAAGATTGTACAAATGGAATGAAACATTTAAATCGAATTCTTCCAACATATCGAAGTATATCTATTTGTGTTGATGATAGTGAGTATATTTGGAAAGAAGCAAATTCGTGTATTAAAGTTCatgcatataattattttcctgaaattcaatttttaggagatataaaaaaaaaaatatattttttaacaaaatttttttctatggCTCAATCATATTTAAACTTTTCAACAGATATTTATcgatttattaattttaaatgcaatgaatatgaagaaatcaaaaaaaaatatttaaacaaCATTGTGacaaatcatatatatacacaaaatttatttattccttATTTGGGCCCCATAGGTATACAAATGGGGATGCCTCATGGAAATATGAACAATACGatatttgttaataattcaaatataataaaaaatgaaaatactATAGAAAATGGAAACCCTTCCGAAGAAAACAAAGATAACATATCTAAGGGAatcaataatattatcGATAATACACTAAGTATAAACTTTGATGAAGgtgatgataaaaattctAACGAGATGCTTATAGATTTGGAAAAGGAATTCGAAAcagataatgaaaatgattcaaatttaaaaagtaAATCGCATAATtcgaataaaataaacttGGTAACTGATCACGAACTAGTTAATTATTCATATCCTCTTGATACCGCATATAGTgaccaaataaaaaattataatgaacccattttaaatattcaaacAAATGCAAGTGATATTGAACAGGCTAGTAATAATAGCAACGATAATAGTAATGACATATTTCCATCATCAGAGAAAGATGCCAGCTGTTTAGAAGGTATTTCAGGAAGTGAGGGTATGCCtgaaatacaaaataacaatttaatTTTCTATCTAGATCAAGATAATtcctttttaaataaacctaatgatgaaaataatatagacaTGGTACATTATTCTGAATCCACTAAGccattaaataataatacaaacatatcgaatgaacaaaatatattagctGATAATTTAgttcaattttataataaagatgaaaatgatgatttGGATTTGAATTTAGATGATGATGAAGATATGTTTTTTCTAAATGATGATATACTAAATAACGatttcaataaaaaaaaaaataataataaaataaataacagtaatgatataaataaaaacgataatgtatcaaaaatatatacaactAAACATGCACTTTTATATgatgaacaaaatatgccaaataatattaatcaatctaattatttacaatcgaaattaaaaaatatatctccAGAAGATGAAAtgatttttaaatttatatctgaaaaaacatttaaaaaatatgaaaattatgtaaCACATTTTTTAGACAATTATTTTAAGGAGCGCGATTTTAATAACAATTaccaaattaaaaaagagTCACAAGAacctgaaaaaaaaattgcagATTGCATGGTACCAGAAATTCCTTCTCagtttaaaataaaaaaggaaaaaacaaacaatAGTAGTGATGTGTTTGAGGgagagaaaaaatatgatggGCCAGATATCAAcgaaatgaataataatcatGAAGAACAAATTCCAAAATCAAGAAAAGGTAGAAAATTTTATGGGGAAGATTTAATAGAATTTCAAAATgcaaataagaaaaaaaaaactaattTAGAATATTCAAATGAAAACAATAATGCAAATAAAAGCTGTGCAAAcatatcaaataaaaaattaaactATAGCGACAAACATGAGAGATATATCAACGAATATTATgaaactttttttattccaaaaaatttaaaggaaaataattttcaggataatgataaacaattatattatttagtaACTATACTAGACGAAATACATTATGTGTTTTATAAACTCTTTGATGAATTTAaagcaaataaaataaatgaaaaaaatgaagactcaaaaatatataattattttttacgaTATCCAATAGTTAAAACCATATTAAGGGAATTccgaaaaaaaattttaaaca ATTGTACGTTTAACATATCCCATTTACCTGATGACATCCAAAGAAGCGATTTTATAGacaacatttttaaatttggagggattataaataataacaattatAACCACATGTTGACAATAAATAACCCATTAAACACTGAAAATgcagaaaaaataaagtgcTCAAATTTAATGCTAATTGAAAGAGCTTTATATACTTGGAA ATTTCCTGatgcaaaatattatgacaTGAACACATGGAAACAGCCATACAGAAATTTCTGGGATGTCCTTgaatatgaagaaaaaaattaa